One window of Trifolium pratense cultivar HEN17-A07 linkage group LG5, ARS_RC_1.1, whole genome shotgun sequence genomic DNA carries:
- the LOC123887517 gene encoding zinc finger protein 7-like, with protein sequence MSGTSSNNHMHNIEEKPSSSPSSTLKLFGFSLTPSKTVPCHHNKKFICHFCRREFSNSQALGGHQNAHKRERQRAHFHSILPHHQRFVPCSPYRPMIAPHGAPRVVFLHPRRQSPDAIWNRQHYEEEPNENPLNATTSTNNEPSMQVHNNIIDGDVDLNLTLACAPLNSKDKEFGRE encoded by the coding sequence ATGAGTGGTACTTCATCTAATAATCATATGCACAACATTGAAGAGAAACCTTCCTCTTCTCCCTCATCAACATTGAAGCTTTTTGGTTTCTCATTAACACCATCTAAAACCGTTCCTTGTCATCATAACAAGAAATTCATATGCCACTTCTGTCGCCGCGAATTTTCCAATTCTCAAGCATTAGGCGGCCATCAAAATGCTCACAAGAGAGAACGCCAAAGAGCGCATTTTCATTCCATTCTTCCACATCATCAACGCTTCGTACCATGTTCACCTTATCGTCCTATGATAGCACCACATGGAGCACCAAGAGTAGTGTTTTTGCATCCACGCCGCCAGTCACCGGATGCAATATGGAATAGACAACATTATGAAGAGGAGCCTAATGAGAATCCTTTGAATGCAACAACATCCACAAATAATGAACCTTCCATGCAAGTACACAATAATATTATTGATGGTGATGTTGATCTTAACTTGACTCTAGCTTGTGCACCTTTAAACTCCAAGGACAAAGAGTTTGGAAGGGAGTGA
- the LOC123886873 gene encoding protein SRG1-like — MKRDTKTLFELPKEEKKKLWQKEGKMEGFGQAFILSEEQKLEWAELEKLAIKIIELMANALAINPKEMTELFNIGTQIIRIITNGIYPIIVHRATVNSEKERISLATFYGPNMQAILAPAPSLVTQERPTQFRKISVVDHFNGYFSQVLHGKSYLNQMKIT; from the exons ATGAAGAGAGACACTAAAACATTGTTTGAACTACCAaaggaagaaaagaagaagCTATGGCAGAAAGAAGGAAAGATGGAGGGATTTGGTCAGGCCTTCATTTTATCTGAGGAACAAAAGCTAGAATGGGCAGAATTGGAAAAACTTGCCATCAAAATCATTGAACTTATGGCAAATGCTCTTGCAATAAATCCTAAGGAAATGACAGAGTTGTTTAACATAGGAACTCAAATCATAAGG ATTATTACAAATGGAATTTACCCAATCATTGTACATCGAGCAACCGTTAATTCAGAGAAGGAGAGGATTTCACTAGCTACTTTTTATGGCCCTAACATGCAAGCAATATTAGCTCCGGCACCAAGTCTTGTAACTCAAGAAAGACCAACACAGTTTAGAAAAATAAGTGTTGTAGACCATTTCAATGGGTACTTTTCACAAGTGCTCCATGGAAAGTCATATCTAAATCAAATGAAGATCACATAG